The genomic stretch GACATTCTCACTGCCGGAAAGCTTCGCTGCCTTGAGGATGCCCTCGACGATGTCCGGCGCATTCACCGGCACCACGGCGAGCGCGTCGCCGGCTTCGTAGGTCAGGCCGGAGCCTTCGAGCGACAGCTCGTAGTGCCACGTCTCCTTTGTCGTGCCCTTGCCATTCAACAGCACCTTTTCAAGCAGTTCGGACGGGAACGGGTTCTTCTTCCCGTATTCCTCCGCCACGTGAGTCGCCGTCGGCGCGAGTGTCACCGCTGCGGGAGCCGCAGGGCCGAAAGACTTCAGCGCCGCATCCAGCCACTCGGAATACGGCTGCTCATACTCCACGTCGCAATCCTGGCGCGGCGAAATCCGGGTCGCACCGAGCGCCTCCAGACGAGCGTCGACGTCCTTGCCGATCTGGCAAAACTTCTCATAGGCCGTATCGCCCAACGCGCAGACCGAGAACCGCACGGCAGGCAAATGAATCGCCGAGCCATTCATGAACTCTTTGTAGAAAGAGGTCGCGCTTTCCGGCGGTTCGCCATCGCCCCACGTGCTGACGATCACCAGCAGGTTCTCCACCTTCGCGAGATCGGCCGGTGAAATGTCCGACATGTTCTTCACGGCGGCTTGGAAACCCCGCTTCTTCGCTTCCTTTGCTGACAGATCCGCCAGCTTTTCGGAATTCCCCGACTCGGTGCCGTAGAGCACGGTCAGCTTCAGCGAACCCGCGGACGCAGCGACGGGAGCCGCGGCCACTGGCGCGGCAGAAAGAAATCCAGCCAGCCAAAAGCGCTGGGACGCGTCGAGGCCAGCCAGCGCCAAATCGAGGGCGCGGCGTTGGTCGGGAGAGAAGGGAGCGTGCTCGGGAAGCATTACCTTAGTTACTTGCTCAGGTTTATATGGTTTCGGCCGGAGCATTCACCTCCCCTGCCCCCCGCGCAAGGGGAAATTCCGCGGGAGGCGCAATTTGCGCCCCGACTTTCGCCCTCCCACGAAACGATAGGACATCCGCGCATGATCCGGCAAAAGCCGGACGTTTTCATCATCCCGCATGCCGTTCCCGACCTTCACCTTCACCGGCTTGGCCCTGCTAGGCCTCCTCGCCAGCGCCGTTGCCGATACCTCGTTGAAGCTGGAGCGCTTCGACGGCCCCGCGCCATCCTTCAAGGAACCCGCGCCCGGCACGGTGGAAATCCACGGCGCGATGTCCGTGCGGGCGACTCCCGCGAAAGCCCCCGCCGAAGCCGAACAAGTGCTGGAACTGGACTACTTCTGCGCTGGCGGAGTCCCCTCTTTCGCCGCCCTACCCGGCCCACCCTTCGAGGCGAAGACCGCGCGCTACCTGCCGCCCTCGGCCACAGCGAAACCTGGAGCACCTATGCCGCCCGGCTCGCGCCCGCCGACAAGCCCATGCCCGCCGGCTGGCAGCAATTGCGCTTCGACCTCCCCCTTCCCGCTGGCCGCGTGCTGCAAATCCGCAACGCCCGCCTGCGCCCGGAACGCCCCGGCGAATTCGACGCCCCGCGGCCGACCCATGCCGCCTCCAAGGAAGCACTCGAGGCTTACCTCGGGTGCACCTTCCCCTCCGCCCTGACAAAGGTCGCCGTCGGCAAGGAACTAGTCCACATCGAAGGCAACGCAGCCAAGAACAGCGGTCAGATCTTCCTAGCGGACATCCCGATGGACCTACCGCTCGATGACTCGCGCTCTTGGCAAACGCTCGTCGAGGTCAAGCCGGCCGCGGATGGCAGCTTCGTGCTCGATGTCCCCCGCCGACGGCAGCGCGACGGCCTCGACTACGACCGCCTGACCACGCGCTGGCAGCTTGTCCGCAAGTCCGGCGCATCCACCGAGCGACTTTCCCACGCCCGCTATGCCGATCAAGTCGAGTGCCGTGCGCCCGATCTCCCCCCCGCCGCGCCCAAGAACAAAAAGGGCCTCGGCGGCTGGCACACCGGCCGATTGCCCGACGAGCTCGAGGATCTCGGCATTTCCGCCGTCACGGTCAATGTGATGATTCACACGCTGGCATCCCTCACGCCCGGCCCCGATACCACGCCCTTCACGTGGCAGGGCCGCACCTACCATGCCCGCGAAAAGGCACTCGCCGACCTCGACGCCACCTTCCTCGAAGCACAGAAGCACTCCGTGATGGTCTCAGCCATCCTGCTGATCGCGAATCCAGCCAAGGACTCCAGCCCGGAAGTGAAGCTGTTAGGCCACCCGGACGCCACTCGCGACGGCGCCTTCGCCATGCCGAATGTCACCTCGCCGGAGGGCATCTCCCTCTACGGCGCCATCCTCAACCTGATGGCCGAGCGCTGGTCGCGCCCCGATGGCAAGCACGGCCGCGTCCACCAATGGATCATGCACAACGAGGTCGACGCCGGCTGGGTCTGGACCAATGCAGGTGACAAGCCCGCGCTCGTTTTCATGGACCTCTACCAGCGCTCGATGCGGCTGATGGACCTCATCGCCCGGCAGTATGACCCTCACACCCGCCCCTTCATCACCCTCACCCATCACTGGGCGCACCACGGCGATCCCAAGTGGTATGGCTCCAAGCAAATGATCGACCTGCTGGTGAAATTCACCCGGACCGAGGGCGATTTCCCCTGGGCGCTCGCCTACCATCCCTACCCGCAGGACCTCTTCAATCCGCGCGCTTGGGAAGACGAGCAGGCCACCTTCAGCTTCAGCAGCCACAAGATCACCCCGAAGAATCTGGAAGTGCTCGACGCCTACATGAAGCAACCCGCCCTGCTCTATCAGGGCAAGGTCCGGCCGGTGCACCTCTCCGAAAACGGCTTCAACTCCAAGGACTACTCCGCCAAGGAACTCGCCGACCAAGCCGCCGGCATGGCGCTCGCGTGGAAGAAAATGGCTGCCCTGACCTCGATCGAATCCTGGCAGTATCACAACTGGATCGACAACCGCCACGAAGGCGGCCTCAAGATCGGCCTCCGCAAGTTCCCCGACGAACCCGGCGACCCGCTAGGCAAGAAACCCATCTGGCACCTCTACCAAGCCCTCGGCACCCCGCAGGAAGACCAGGCCTGCGCGCCGTACCTACCGGTCATCGGCATCTCATCGTGGGACGAAGCGATCCACCGGGAATCGATCCATTGACAACGAGGCGGAGGGCGCGCTTGCCGTCCCGCGTGATCCGTGCGTAGAAATCGCCCGCGGGCAGCCGGGCTAACGTCCGGGAGTCCGTGGGCTTCCCATCAGGTGGCATCATCCGGTGACAAGCCACGGGTCGTAATTGACTCAAAACAAACAAAAAGGAGGGGTGGCAGAGTGGTCTATCGCGTCGGTCTTGAAAACCGAAGTCGGGCAACTGACCGTGGGTTCGAATCCCACCCCCTCCGCTCTCTTTGACCCCTCGCCCCGCCATGTTTCGCCTGCTGCTGTTGGTTTGGCTGTTGTTCACGGGAGTGGCCGCCGCGCACCAGATTGCGGAAGTTTCGATGTCCGTAGCGCTCGATGGTGACCGTGTGACCGCGATCGCTGACGCGGATGCCGCCTACATGCTGCCGGAGTTTCGCGGCGACGAGGACGAGGAGGCGAAAGACCTCGCGTGGTTGCGCGAGCAGGGCCCGGACGGTTGGCGCAAGATCGCCCGCGAGTGCGAGGCCTACTGGCGCGACTGCCTGCGCGTGAAGGCCGGCGATCAGGAACTCGCATGGACCCTGCGGGTTCCCGATCTGGAAAAGGAGAAACCCGGCTTTCTGGAGAACGGCGATCCCGAAGAACTGCCGATGCTGGAAGTGGTGATCGAGGCCACGCTGCCGACTGGAGCGACGAAGCTCGGAGTCGCGTGGAAAGAACCCTTCGGCGTAAATCTCATCGTCACCACCGGCGAGGGTGAATCCGCGGAAACCAAGCCCTTCGTCAGTGGCGAGGAGGGTGTCGTCGCCGAGCGGACTGCGGCGGAAACAGAAATGAAGCCCGCGGAAACATCAGTCGCCGGTTGGATCAAGCTCGGCTTCATCCACATCCTCCCCAAAGGCGTCGATCACATCCTCTTCGTGCTCGGGCTCTTCCTGTTAGTGCCCAAGTGGAAGCCGCTGCTCCAACAGACCATCGTTTTCACGTTGGCCCACTCCCTTTCGCTCGCCGCCGCCGCGCTCGGCTGGGTCCGCTTTCCCTCCACGCCCGTCGAGATCCTCATCGCCGCCAGCATCGCATGGGTCGGCATCGAAAACTTCTGGGCCAAGGAACTCGGCAAGGGCCGGCTCATCCTCGTCGGCATCTTCGGGCTGGTGCACGGGCTCGGCTTCGCCGGCGTGCTCGCCGAGTTACTGCCAGCGGGTCAGCCGGAGAAACTCCCGGCCGCACTCCTCGGCTTCAATGTCGGCGTCGAACTCGGCCAGATCGCCGTGCTGATGCTGGCGTTCCTCGTTGTTAGCGCATTCACACTAGCCCATTTTGTTTTCCGGCGGGTCACGAATCGCCTCGTTCAAAAGGCGTTACCCGATTCCTGGCGGGTTTCCTGCAACTGGTCGTACGCGCGCCATGTGTGGGTGAAGCGGATTGGCTCCGTGATGGTCGCCTTGGCCGGCCTGATCCTCGTCATCGAGCGGGTGGCGAACATCGAAATCGTGCCATTCCTGTGACGCGGCCGCGAAGGGTTCAGACTCCGCCGCGGCGTCCTTAGAGGCTGTCTGAAAAATCATCTCCCCGCGGATTTTAATCTGTACTAGTTAGGTCAGGTATTGGAGAAGCTCGGGATGCCAGATTACCCGAGCAGCTTGACC from Luteolibacter arcticus encodes the following:
- a CDS encoding DUF5722 domain-containing protein; amino-acid sequence: MPAGWQQLRFDLPLPAGRVLQIRNARLRPERPGEFDAPRPTHAASKEALEAYLGCTFPSALTKVAVGKELVHIEGNAAKNSGQIFLADIPMDLPLDDSRSWQTLVEVKPAADGSFVLDVPRRRQRDGLDYDRLTTRWQLVRKSGASTERLSHARYADQVECRAPDLPPAAPKNKKGLGGWHTGRLPDELEDLGISAVTVNVMIHTLASLTPGPDTTPFTWQGRTYHAREKALADLDATFLEAQKHSVMVSAILLIANPAKDSSPEVKLLGHPDATRDGAFAMPNVTSPEGISLYGAILNLMAERWSRPDGKHGRVHQWIMHNEVDAGWVWTNAGDKPALVFMDLYQRSMRLMDLIARQYDPHTRPFITLTHHWAHHGDPKWYGSKQMIDLLVKFTRTEGDFPWALAYHPYPQDLFNPRAWEDEQATFSFSSHKITPKNLEVLDAYMKQPALLYQGKVRPVHLSENGFNSKDYSAKELADQAAGMALAWKKMAALTSIESWQYHNWIDNRHEGGLKIGLRKFPDEPGDPLGKKPIWHLYQALGTPQEDQACAPYLPVIGISSWDEAIHRESIH
- a CDS encoding HupE/UreJ family protein, whose translation is MFRLLLLVWLLFTGVAAAHQIAEVSMSVALDGDRVTAIADADAAYMLPEFRGDEDEEAKDLAWLREQGPDGWRKIARECEAYWRDCLRVKAGDQELAWTLRVPDLEKEKPGFLENGDPEELPMLEVVIEATLPTGATKLGVAWKEPFGVNLIVTTGEGESAETKPFVSGEEGVVAERTAAETEMKPAETSVAGWIKLGFIHILPKGVDHILFVLGLFLLVPKWKPLLQQTIVFTLAHSLSLAAAALGWVRFPSTPVEILIAASIAWVGIENFWAKELGKGRLILVGIFGLVHGLGFAGVLAELLPAGQPEKLPAALLGFNVGVELGQIAVLMLAFLVVSAFTLAHFVFRRVTNRLVQKALPDSWRVSCNWSYARHVWVKRIGSVMVALAGLILVIERVANIEIVPFL